tcttcttcttcttcttcttcttcttctaagccttttgtcccaaacaagttggggtaggctagatgaaaccctttcacgaggacttcccaggaggtcacccatcctagtactactctcgcccaaatgggtttcatacccaaaggactggttagtttttacgttggctcgccaagcctatcacaacccttatatatgaaaccctttcacgaggacttcccaagaggtcgcccatcctagtactactctcgctcaaatgggtctcatacccatggactggctagtttttacgttggctcgccaagcctatcacaaccctcctcctttacccgggcttgggaccggctatgcctaaAAGACATAGGCGGAGTTTATATCAATGATAGGTGTTACTGAAGGTTAATCTACTCAATTGTTGTGGCAGTCGAGACTTTTTCTGATTCAGCATAGGCTCTTCATACAAGGAAAAGAGAACTCAAAATTTGCATGCGTTGGGGTATTTGTTCAAATTTGTTGGTGTGTTAGGTTATGTGTGAAACTACATATAGGGAGATATAGTTTTGGCATTTGTAGTTTCTTTGCACTCCCTTTAAAACATTTCTTGATAATAATTGGGTTATTTGCTAGTGTGTGCTCACATCACCTATCCCGTAAGCATGCACTTCCATTGTTGTACAGCTCTTCAAGCCTCTTATTCGTATAATAATGTTTGTTCGAACAAATATATGAACATACTTAAGTTTATGAGTTCTGTAGGTCTGCGGTGATTCTTTCTCTCCGTTTTATGCAGGTCTCATAATGAGCAAGGAGGTGGTTGTGCAAGTAAGGATAAAACTGCACCATCACTCACCtagaactttcatttttgcattatcACATGATCCGTGTTTATGAATCCTAACTGTAGTGCAAGGATGGTTTTACAATTTACTTACCAATGGCATGCTAAGTtgcatctgtctatgtgctaatcaGTTCACCTTGTTCCTTGATGATATAAACCACTTTACGTTGTTTCCTAAAATAAGCCACTTCACCTTGTTAAAAAGACCACTTTCACCCTACTCACTTAGTTCGTTTGTATGCTGCATGAGAATATACTACTGCATGAGCTGGTGTATCATTGTTAGTTTGGCCAGTTCTTCACCCAACTTTTCCATCGTAGGTGGCATATTGGTGAGAAGCACAAACAATGATGTGAATCTCTTGAAAGATTCTTGCTTTGACCCACAAGGTGAATCTTTAATGACCGCTAAAATGTAAATTAATATGGAAGTTGCTGCAGCATCCAAATGTTACCTATTGATCATTCTTGTTCACAATAGTTACTAGTAAGCCAGACTGTTGATTTTATATTGGTGCTTGGGACCCTAGTTTTAATATATCAGCAATGCTAATTGGTTGAACCTTTGTTGCCTAGTATCTGTTGAAAGGATACATGAAAATCTGCGCTCACTTGGTTATCCCTTGCCAACAAAATATTGCCGTGAGTTGCTGCTTTCCTGTTTTGCTGATTCTCCCCCTCTTGTTTGCGCCATCTGTTTCATCTTTGCTCTGGTTCTTACTGCTGTGTCGTGTAATATTTCTTTAACCAGGAGGCATGCGTTTGATTAATCATTGTGATGAGAAATTTGAGTATGTGGATGGTACTTGGCGAAATGTCCAGAAGGAGCTCAGTAAAGAAGTTGCTTTAAATTTGTCCTGCAGTGTTGTCTCACTTGCTTCATTCAATGGTGAAAATACTTTAATAATACATGGTTCTCCTAATTTGTATTTGATCATCGGCAGTTGATGATCTGAAATATGCCATTGCCATGTGCAGGGACTACAAGGGTATTTGCATGCACAGGCATACTTATAGAATGCACGCGTGTTCTGACATCAGCAAGCTTAGTCAGATCTGATGATGAAAATAAGATCGATGATAACTTGAGGGTTAATATTGCTAATCTTCCTTATTCGTGCTGCTTATTGGTTAACGTATTACTTAGGGCTAACTTTACTGTTTCAGATTAAAGTATACCTTCCCAACAAACAATATGTCGAAGGAAATCTGAAGCATTATAATTTACACTATAATGTcgctgtagtagacatcatgccctGCCCTGGTGTCCATACAGCAAATCTCTACCATGAAGTACAATTTGAGCCCTCTTGTAAGGTGGTGGCTCTAGGGCGCACTTTTGTAGGTGGCGCATTAACGGCCGCATGTGGAATGTTGACTGACGAGCCGAGCAAATTTGATTGCACAGAGCTTTTGACCTCCACATGTAAAATTAAAAAGGTACACGGGTGATTTCTCTTAC
Above is a window of Triticum dicoccoides isolate Atlit2015 ecotype Zavitan chromosome 5B, WEW_v2.0, whole genome shotgun sequence DNA encoding:
- the LOC119309002 gene encoding uncharacterized protein LOC119309002; the encoded protein is MKLAPSPVSPGLAADGKPFPRSGKELKRKQEHDSTTASSESSKLKHFITGSPGHDDLNDSFDEQFGLKTSGSGKELKRKQEHDSTTASSESSKLKHFIIGSPRHDDLNDSFDEQFGYLKTSGSHNEQGGGCASGILVRSTNNDVNLLKDSCFDPQVSVERIHENLRSLGYPLPTKYCRGMRLINHCDEKFEYVDGTWRNVQKELSKEVALNLSCSVVSLASFNGTTRVFACTGILIECTRVLTSASLVRSDDENKIDDNLRIKVYLPNKQYVEGNLKHYNLHYNVAVVDIMPCPGVHTANLYHEVQFEPSCKVVALGRTFVGGALTAACGMLTDEPSKFDCTELLTSTCKIKKVGIGGPLVDFDGHFIGMNFYDEGKTPFIPRNTILECLRHFKTDRSIDASSTINCKLNRWPVPKPQWVYPAGDLFFLNDQAELKAYPPLLL